One window from the genome of Pandoraea fibrosis encodes:
- a CDS encoding CoA transferase subunit B has protein sequence MNRLTRDQMAARVAQDIPDGAYVNLGIGLPTAVANHLPAEKEIILQSENGVIGMGPAPAKGEEDEDLINAGKQPVTLKPGGAFFHHADSFAMMRGGHLDFCVLGAFQVSTTGDLANWHTGAPDAIPAVGGAMDLASGAKQVFVMMEHQTKQGESKIVGQCTYPLTGVGCVTRIYTDLAVLDVTPEGLRVIDIVDGLSFDELQRLTGVTLLPSPTVA, from the coding sequence ATGAACCGACTGACCCGCGACCAGATGGCCGCCCGCGTCGCCCAGGACATTCCCGACGGCGCTTATGTGAACCTCGGCATCGGCCTGCCAACGGCCGTGGCCAATCATTTGCCGGCGGAAAAGGAGATCATTCTCCAGAGCGAAAACGGTGTGATCGGCATGGGCCCGGCCCCCGCGAAGGGCGAAGAGGACGAAGACCTCATCAACGCCGGCAAGCAACCCGTCACGCTCAAACCGGGCGGCGCCTTTTTCCATCACGCCGACTCGTTCGCGATGATGCGTGGCGGCCACCTCGACTTCTGCGTGCTGGGCGCATTCCAGGTCTCGACCACCGGCGACCTCGCCAACTGGCACACCGGTGCGCCCGACGCGATTCCCGCCGTGGGCGGCGCGATGGACCTCGCGAGCGGCGCCAAGCAGGTGTTCGTGATGATGGAACACCAGACCAAGCAAGGCGAGAGCAAGATTGTCGGGCAGTGCACGTATCCGCTCACCGGCGTGGGTTGCGTCACGCGCATCTACACCGATCTGGCTGTGCTCGATGTCACACCCGAAGGGCTGCGCGTGATCGACATCGTCGACGGCCTCTCCTTCGACGAACTACAACGCCTGACCGGGGTGACGCTACTGCCGTCGCCGACGGTTGCCTGA
- a CDS encoding DUF2783 domain-containing protein → MALDTQPRLTRPDDFYEALIDMHRDLDASQSEAANAQLILLLANQIGDHDTLLSALRLARAGALGNATR, encoded by the coding sequence ATGGCACTCGATACACAACCGCGACTGACGCGTCCGGACGATTTCTACGAAGCATTGATCGACATGCATCGCGATCTCGACGCGTCGCAAAGTGAGGCCGCCAATGCTCAACTGATTCTGTTGCTTGCCAACCAGATCGGCGATCACGATACGCTGCTCTCGGCGCTTCGTCTGGCACGCGCGGGAGCGTTGGGCAACGCAACCCGTTGA
- the hppD gene encoding 4-hydroxyphenylpyruvate dioxygenase, translating to MADLFDNPMQLMGFEFVEFASPTPNVLEPIFEQMGFTLVARHRSKDVVLYRQGEVNFIVNREPNSEAAYFAAEHGPSACGMAFRVKDSHKAYARALELGAQPVEISTGPMELRLPAIKGIGGAPLYLIDRFEEGKSIYDIDFEYLEGVDRHPVGHGLRLIDHLTHNVYRGRMAYWANFYEKLFNFREIRYFDISGEYTGLTSKAMTAPDGKIRIPLNEESAKGSGQIEEFLMAFNGEGIQHIAFLTDNLLEVIDRLQMAGVDLMTAPNDFYYDALETRLPGHGQPVGELKSRGILLDGTTEGGKPRLLLQIFSKTLLGPVFFEFIQRQGDDGFGEGNFKALFESLERDQIERGTLKV from the coding sequence ATGGCCGACCTCTTTGATAATCCGATGCAACTGATGGGCTTCGAATTCGTGGAATTCGCGTCGCCCACGCCGAACGTTCTCGAGCCCATCTTCGAACAGATGGGTTTCACGCTCGTGGCCCGTCACCGCTCGAAAGATGTGGTGCTGTACCGCCAGGGCGAAGTCAACTTCATCGTGAATCGCGAGCCGAACAGCGAAGCCGCTTACTTCGCCGCCGAACACGGCCCGAGCGCCTGCGGCATGGCATTTCGCGTGAAAGACTCGCACAAGGCCTACGCCCGCGCGCTGGAACTCGGCGCCCAGCCTGTCGAGATCTCGACCGGTCCGATGGAACTGCGCCTGCCCGCGATCAAGGGCATTGGCGGTGCGCCGCTGTACCTGATCGATCGCTTCGAAGAAGGCAAGTCGATCTATGACATCGACTTCGAATACCTCGAAGGCGTCGACCGTCATCCGGTCGGCCACGGCCTGCGTCTGATCGATCACCTGACGCACAACGTATATCGCGGCCGCATGGCGTACTGGGCCAATTTCTACGAGAAGCTCTTCAACTTCCGTGAGATCCGTTACTTCGACATCTCGGGCGAGTACACCGGTCTGACCTCCAAGGCCATGACGGCCCCCGATGGTAAAATCCGCATTCCCCTGAACGAGGAATCCGCCAAGGGCAGCGGCCAGATCGAGGAATTCCTGATGGCCTTCAACGGTGAGGGCATTCAACACATTGCGTTCCTCACCGACAACCTGCTCGAGGTCATCGATCGCCTGCAAATGGCCGGTGTCGACCTGATGACCGCACCGAACGACTTCTACTACGATGCGCTCGAAACCCGCTTGCCGGGTCACGGTCAGCCGGTTGGCGAGCTGAAGTCGCGCGGCATTCTGCTCGACGGAACGACCGAAGGCGGCAAGCCGCGTCTGCTGTTGCAGATCTTCTCGAAGACCCTGCTCGGCCCGGTGTTCTTCGAGTTCATCCAGCGTCAGGGCGACGACGGTTTCGGCGAAGGCAACTTCAAGGCGCTGTTCGAATCGCTCGAACGCGACCAGATCGAGCGCGGCACGCTCAAGGTCTGA
- the leuA gene encoding 2-isopropylmalate synthase, which translates to MLKNPATKYRPFTPVNIPDRQWPSRTITRAPIWMSTDLRDGNQALFEPMDAQRKMRMFKTLVAIGFKEIEVAFPSASDTDFNFVRELIEGGHIPDDVTIEVLTQARDDLIERTFAALKGAPRAIVHLYNATAPEFRRIVFNLDQPGVKALAVSAAKTIKRCADAAPETQWTLQYSPETFTGTELDFAKEVCDAVFDVWQPTPERKCIVNLPATVEIGTPNYYADQIEWMHRNLARRDSLILSVHPHNDRGTAVAAAELAVMAGADRIEGCLFGNGERTGNVDLVTLGLNLYTQGVDPGLDFSNINEIARTSEECTQLPVHPRHPYVGDLVFTAFSGSHQDAIKKGLAAQKPDTIWEVPYLPIDPSDLGRTYDSIIRVNSQSGKGGIAYLLEQAYGVQMPRRLQVDFSSAVQRHTDETGAEVTASQIWQLFQKEYVASSEPVTYIGHTLSERDGRQHIAVTIDLHGQRTTVSGAGNGPLDALMHAMRTPVRVQHYEERALTQGADARAIAIAEMAGETIVGSAFGVGIDANLTTASIRAVISGINRAYARSDADAQATFFDAVMRDVAKAV; encoded by the coding sequence ATGCTGAAGAACCCTGCCACGAAGTACCGCCCGTTCACCCCGGTCAACATTCCGGATCGACAATGGCCGAGCCGCACCATTACGCGCGCCCCGATCTGGATGAGTACCGATCTGCGTGACGGCAATCAGGCGCTGTTCGAGCCGATGGACGCGCAGCGCAAGATGCGCATGTTCAAGACGCTCGTCGCCATCGGTTTCAAGGAAATCGAAGTGGCGTTTCCGTCGGCGTCCGACACCGATTTCAACTTCGTGCGCGAATTGATCGAAGGGGGGCACATTCCCGACGACGTCACCATCGAAGTCCTCACGCAAGCCCGCGACGACCTCATCGAACGCACGTTCGCAGCGCTCAAGGGCGCACCACGTGCCATCGTTCACCTCTACAACGCCACCGCCCCCGAATTCCGCCGCATCGTCTTCAACCTCGACCAGCCGGGCGTGAAGGCGCTCGCCGTGTCTGCCGCCAAGACGATCAAGCGCTGTGCCGACGCCGCGCCCGAGACGCAATGGACGCTGCAATACAGCCCCGAGACGTTTACCGGCACCGAACTCGACTTCGCGAAGGAGGTTTGCGATGCGGTATTCGACGTATGGCAGCCGACGCCGGAGCGCAAGTGCATCGTCAACTTGCCGGCCACGGTGGAGATCGGCACGCCGAACTACTACGCCGACCAGATCGAATGGATGCACCGCAACCTCGCGCGACGCGATTCGCTGATTCTCTCGGTTCATCCGCACAATGACCGTGGCACGGCAGTGGCTGCCGCAGAACTGGCCGTGATGGCTGGCGCGGATCGCATCGAAGGGTGCCTCTTCGGTAACGGCGAGCGCACCGGTAACGTCGATCTCGTCACGCTCGGTTTGAACCTGTACACGCAAGGCGTGGACCCGGGCCTCGACTTCTCGAACATCAACGAAATCGCTCGCACATCGGAAGAGTGCACGCAGTTGCCCGTGCATCCGCGTCATCCGTATGTCGGCGATCTGGTGTTCACCGCATTCTCCGGCTCGCATCAGGACGCCATCAAGAAGGGCCTCGCCGCACAAAAGCCGGACACGATCTGGGAAGTGCCGTACCTGCCCATCGATCCGAGCGATCTCGGTCGCACTTACGACTCGATCATTCGCGTGAACAGTCAGTCGGGTAAGGGCGGGATCGCCTACCTGCTCGAGCAGGCCTACGGCGTGCAGATGCCGCGTCGCCTTCAGGTCGATTTCAGCTCGGCGGTGCAGCGCCATACCGACGAGACGGGCGCCGAAGTCACGGCGTCGCAGATCTGGCAGTTGTTCCAGAAGGAATATGTGGCGTCCAGCGAGCCGGTCACCTACATCGGTCATACGCTCTCGGAGCGCGACGGCCGTCAGCACATCGCCGTGACCATCGATCTTCATGGTCAGCGCACCACTGTGTCGGGTGCCGGTAACGGCCCGCTCGACGCGCTGATGCATGCCATGCGCACGCCGGTGCGCGTGCAGCACTACGAGGAGCGTGCGCTGACGCAGGGTGCCGACGCGCGTGCGATCGCCATTGCGGAGATGGCAGGCGAGACCATCGTCGGCAGTGCGTTCGGCGTGGGTATCGATGCGAATCTGACGACGGCATCGATTCGTGCGGTCATCAGCGGTATCAACCGTGCTTATGCCCGCAGCGACGCGGATGCACAGGCGACGTTCTTCGATGCCGTAATGCGCGACGTGGCCAAGGCCGTCTGA
- a CDS encoding 3-oxoacid CoA-transferase subunit A, with protein sequence MINKIYDSLASAVAGVHDGATIMIGGFGNAGMPSALIDALIDQGARDLTIVNNNAGNGETGLAALLKAGRVRKIICSFPRQTDSQVFDALYRAGKIELELVPQGNLAERIRAAGAGIGGFFTPTGYGTLLAEGKETRVIDGKPYVFELPIHADFALIKALKGDRWGNLVYRKTARNFGPIMATAAKCAIVQVNEVVELGELDPEAVVTPGIFVQRIVAVPGTARA encoded by the coding sequence GTGATCAACAAGATTTACGACTCGCTCGCCAGCGCGGTGGCCGGCGTTCACGACGGCGCGACGATCATGATTGGCGGCTTCGGCAACGCCGGGATGCCCTCGGCCCTCATCGACGCCCTGATCGATCAGGGCGCACGCGATCTGACCATCGTCAATAACAACGCCGGTAACGGAGAGACGGGCCTTGCCGCCTTGCTCAAGGCCGGACGTGTGCGCAAGATCATTTGTTCGTTCCCGCGTCAGACCGATTCGCAGGTGTTCGACGCGCTCTATCGCGCCGGCAAGATCGAACTGGAACTGGTGCCGCAGGGCAATCTCGCCGAGCGCATTCGTGCCGCTGGCGCGGGCATTGGCGGCTTTTTCACGCCGACCGGCTACGGCACGCTGCTCGCCGAAGGCAAGGAAACGCGTGTGATCGACGGCAAGCCGTATGTGTTCGAACTGCCGATCCATGCCGACTTCGCGCTCATCAAGGCCCTCAAGGGCGACCGCTGGGGCAATCTCGTCTATCGCAAGACCGCCCGCAACTTCGGCCCGATCATGGCCACGGCGGCGAAGTGCGCCATCGTTCAGGTGAACGAAGTCGTCGAGCTCGGTGAGCTCGACCCGGAAGCCGTGGTCACGCCCGGCATCTTCGTTCAACGCATCGTCGCGGTGCCCGGCACCGCACGCGCCTGA
- a CDS encoding amino acid permease, whose amino-acid sequence MSGNAAQEGSLHRGLKNRHIQLIALGGAIGTGLFLGIAQTIKTAGPSVLLGYAIAGIVAFFIMRQLGEMVVDEPVAGSFSYFANKYCGQFAGFVSGWNYWVLYVLVSMAELSAVGIYVQYWWPAIPTWVSALVCFGVINAINLSSVKSYGEMEFWFAIIKVAAIVGMIGFGGYLLFSGNAGPDASVANLWQHGGFFPNGVTGLVMAMAVIMFSFGGLELVGITAAEADNPSRTIPRATNQVIYRILIFYVGALGVLLSLYPWEKVVTGGSPFVLIFHELNSNFVAHVLNAVVLTAALSVYNSCVYCNSRMLYGLAGQGNAPRALLKVNARGIPLAALGVSAAATAVCVVINYFMPGKAFELLMGLVVSALIINWAMISVIHLAFRRAKARAGETTLFRSLGYPLTNYVCLAFLGGILVVMYLIPDLRISVYLIPVWLAVLGIGYRLRLRNSAAPVPASATR is encoded by the coding sequence ATGTCCGGCAATGCAGCACAAGAAGGCTCGCTCCACCGCGGCCTGAAGAATCGTCACATCCAATTGATCGCGTTAGGTGGCGCGATCGGCACCGGCCTCTTTCTCGGCATCGCACAAACCATCAAGACCGCTGGCCCCTCCGTTCTGCTGGGCTACGCCATTGCGGGCATCGTCGCATTTTTCATCATGCGACAGCTCGGTGAAATGGTCGTCGACGAACCCGTCGCCGGCTCGTTCAGCTACTTCGCCAACAAGTATTGCGGCCAGTTCGCGGGTTTCGTCTCGGGCTGGAATTACTGGGTGCTCTACGTGCTGGTCTCGATGGCCGAACTCTCCGCCGTCGGCATCTACGTGCAGTACTGGTGGCCCGCCATTCCCACATGGGTCTCGGCCCTCGTGTGCTTCGGCGTGATCAACGCCATCAACCTCTCGAGCGTGAAATCGTATGGCGAGATGGAATTCTGGTTCGCCATCATCAAGGTCGCTGCCATCGTCGGCATGATCGGATTCGGCGGCTACCTGCTCTTCTCCGGCAACGCCGGCCCCGACGCCAGCGTCGCCAACCTGTGGCAGCACGGCGGGTTCTTCCCGAATGGCGTGACGGGCCTCGTGATGGCGATGGCCGTCATCATGTTCTCGTTCGGTGGACTGGAGCTGGTCGGCATTACCGCCGCCGAAGCCGACAATCCGTCGCGCACCATTCCGCGGGCGACCAATCAGGTCATCTACCGCATTCTGATTTTCTACGTCGGCGCCCTCGGCGTCCTGCTCTCGCTCTATCCGTGGGAAAAGGTCGTGACCGGCGGCAGCCCGTTCGTGCTCATCTTCCATGAGTTGAACAGCAACTTCGTCGCCCATGTGCTCAACGCCGTGGTGCTCACGGCTGCGCTGTCGGTCTACAACAGTTGCGTTTACTGCAATAGCCGCATGCTCTACGGTCTGGCCGGTCAGGGCAACGCGCCGCGCGCACTGCTCAAGGTCAATGCCCGGGGCATCCCGCTCGCGGCGCTCGGCGTCTCTGCCGCAGCAACAGCCGTGTGCGTGGTGATCAACTACTTCATGCCGGGCAAGGCGTTCGAACTCTTGATGGGATTGGTCGTGTCGGCCCTGATCATCAACTGGGCAATGATCAGCGTGATCCATCTGGCCTTCCGCCGCGCCAAGGCGCGTGCAGGCGAAACCACGTTGTTCAGGAGCCTCGGCTATCCGCTCACCAACTACGTGTGCCTCGCATTCCTCGGCGGCATTCTGGTCGTGATGTACCTGATCCCGGATCTGCGCATCTCGGTCTACCTGATCCCGGTATGGCTGGCGGTGCTCGGCATTGGCTATCGCCTGCGCCTGAGGAACAGCGCCGCCCCCGTGCCGGCCAGCGCCACCCGCTGA
- a CDS encoding IclR family transcriptional regulator: MTPVPNDATEPTDKKPGDSYVQSFARGLAVVKAFSAARPAQTLSEVAQASGLTRAGARRILLTLEALGYVRSEGRLFRLTPRILDLGFSYLTSMPLWNLAEPFMEALVQQVQESSSASVLDGDDIVYVLRVPVRKVMSINLSIGSRLPAWCTSMGRVMLSALPDDELDAALRRADIRQHTRRTVTDIDALRERILDVRAKGWALVDQELEEGLISIAAPIRNRSGQVIAAMNVSGQANRTSAAEMETKFLAPLQQAAQKISQMVVV, from the coding sequence ATGACACCTGTGCCGAACGACGCGACCGAACCGACCGACAAGAAGCCGGGCGACTCCTATGTACAGTCGTTCGCGCGCGGGCTGGCGGTCGTCAAGGCGTTCAGTGCCGCGCGCCCCGCGCAGACACTTTCGGAAGTCGCACAGGCCTCCGGGCTCACGCGCGCCGGGGCTCGCCGCATTCTGCTCACGCTCGAGGCGCTGGGTTACGTGCGAAGCGAAGGGCGGTTGTTCCGGCTCACGCCGCGAATTCTCGACCTTGGGTTTTCCTATCTGACGTCGATGCCGCTGTGGAATCTGGCCGAGCCGTTTATGGAGGCGCTCGTGCAGCAGGTGCAGGAGAGCAGTTCCGCTTCGGTACTCGACGGCGACGACATCGTCTACGTGCTACGCGTACCGGTGCGCAAAGTGATGTCGATCAATCTGTCGATCGGCAGTCGCTTGCCGGCGTGGTGCACGTCGATGGGGCGGGTCATGCTCTCGGCGCTGCCCGACGATGAACTCGACGCCGCATTGCGTCGCGCCGATATTCGTCAGCACACACGTCGCACGGTGACGGACATCGACGCTCTGCGCGAGCGAATCCTCGACGTGCGTGCCAAGGGATGGGCGCTGGTCGATCAGGAACTGGAGGAGGGGCTAATCTCCATCGCTGCGCCGATTCGCAATCGCAGCGGGCAGGTGATTGCGGCGATGAACGTCAGCGGTCAGGCCAACCGGACGTCGGCTGCCGAGATGGAGACGAAGTTCCTCGCGCCGCTACAACAGGCGGCACAGAAGATCTCGCAGATGGTGGTCGTGTAA
- the pcaF gene encoding 3-oxoadipyl-CoA thiolase produces the protein MSEVFICDAIRTPIGRYGGALSSVRADDLGAIPLRALMARNGGVDWTQVDDVIFGCANQAGEDNRNVARMSSLLAGLPQDVPGATLNRLCGSGMDAIGTAARAIKAGEAGLMIAGGVESMSRAPFVMGKAASAFSRQAEIFDTTIGWRFVNPLMKAQYGVDSMPETGENVATEFGISREDQDRFAVRSQEKAARAQANGTLAEEITPVSIAQKKGEAIIVDRDEHPRATSLEALARLKGVVRPDGTVTAGNASGVNDGACALLLADEASAARFGLTPRARILGMATAGVAPRIMGIGPAPATKKLLARLGMSLDQFDVIELNEAFASQGLAVLRQLGVADDDLRVNPNGGAIALGHPLGMSGARLVTTAMYQLKRSGGRFALCTMCIGVGQGIAIAIEAL, from the coding sequence ATGAGTGAAGTCTTTATCTGCGACGCGATTCGCACCCCGATCGGCCGCTACGGCGGCGCGCTGTCCTCCGTGCGCGCCGACGACCTCGGCGCCATCCCGCTGAGGGCGCTTATGGCGCGTAACGGCGGCGTCGACTGGACGCAGGTCGACGACGTGATCTTCGGCTGCGCCAATCAGGCCGGGGAAGACAATCGCAACGTGGCACGCATGTCCTCGCTGCTGGCCGGCCTGCCGCAAGATGTGCCGGGCGCCACCCTCAACCGCCTGTGCGGCTCGGGGATGGACGCCATCGGCACCGCGGCGCGCGCCATCAAGGCGGGCGAAGCCGGGCTGATGATCGCGGGCGGCGTGGAAAGCATGAGCCGCGCACCGTTCGTGATGGGCAAGGCGGCGAGCGCGTTCTCGCGTCAGGCGGAGATCTTCGATACGACCATTGGCTGGCGTTTCGTGAATCCGCTGATGAAAGCGCAATACGGTGTGGATTCGATGCCCGAGACCGGCGAGAACGTCGCGACCGAGTTCGGCATCAGCCGTGAGGATCAGGACCGCTTTGCGGTGCGTTCGCAAGAGAAGGCAGCGCGCGCTCAGGCGAACGGCACGCTTGCCGAAGAAATCACGCCGGTGTCCATCGCCCAGAAGAAGGGTGAAGCGATCATCGTGGATCGCGACGAACATCCGCGTGCGACGAGCCTGGAAGCGCTCGCCAGACTGAAGGGCGTGGTACGCCCTGATGGGACCGTGACCGCCGGTAACGCTTCTGGCGTCAACGACGGCGCCTGCGCACTGCTGTTGGCAGACGAGGCGAGTGCGGCGCGCTTTGGCCTGACGCCGCGCGCCCGGATTCTGGGCATGGCGACGGCAGGGGTGGCACCGCGCATCATGGGCATCGGTCCGGCTCCCGCAACGAAAAAACTGCTCGCGCGGCTCGGTATGTCGCTCGATCAGTTCGACGTCATCGAACTCAACGAAGCGTTTGCGAGCCAGGGCCTGGCCGTGCTGCGTCAGCTCGGCGTGGCCGACGACGACCTGCGCGTCAATCCGAATGGTGGCGCTATTGCGCTGGGCCATCCGCTCGGCATGAGCGGCGCACGTCTGGTGACGACGGCGATGTATCAGCTAAAGCGTTCTGGTGGTCGCTTTGCGCTGTGTACGATGTGCATTGGGGTCGGCCAAGGCATCGCTATCGCCATCGAGGCGTTGTAA
- a CDS encoding Lrp/AsnC family transcriptional regulator, with translation MHNIEIDRIDVRLLGILQSNGRISNLELAEAIKLSPAQTLRRHRRLEEMGVIKGYDTRLDAQRLGFSVVAFVHVTMERGHIRDLSNFKGLVAELAQIQECFSVTGDIDYVLKVVARDLKALSDFLLDTLMRIPGVSAVKSSVCLDEIKCTSAVPLSA, from the coding sequence GTGCATAACATCGAGATCGACCGAATCGACGTCCGGCTGCTGGGGATTTTGCAGTCGAACGGGAGAATTTCGAATCTGGAACTGGCCGAGGCGATCAAGCTGTCGCCGGCGCAGACATTGCGTCGTCACCGGCGCCTGGAGGAGATGGGCGTGATCAAGGGCTACGACACGCGCCTCGACGCACAACGGCTGGGATTCAGTGTGGTTGCGTTCGTCCATGTGACGATGGAGCGCGGCCATATCCGCGACCTGTCGAATTTCAAAGGGCTGGTCGCGGAGCTGGCGCAGATTCAGGAGTGCTTCTCGGTGACCGGGGATATCGACTACGTGCTCAAGGTCGTTGCCCGTGACCTGAAGGCGTTATCCGATTTTCTACTTGATACGCTGATGCGCATTCCAGGGGTAAGTGCCGTCAAGTCGAGTGTTTGCCTCGACGAAATCAAGTGCACGTCGGCGGTGCCGCTCTCGGCCTGA
- a CDS encoding amino acid aminotransferase codes for MFEHIDAYPGDPILSLNENFAKDPRTNKVNLSIGIYYDDDGRLPVMQAVRQAEALLLAEVGPKPYLPMAGFANYRDAVQGLVFGEDSPARAAGSIATVQTLGGSGALKVGADFIKRYFPGSQVWVSDPTWDNHRFIFERAGFTVSTYPYYDEATGGLQFEAMVDAIDKLPARSVVLLHACCHNPTGVDLNDAQWVQLIDVLKKRELLPFVDMAYQGFGSGIDADAFVIRELARQGVPAFVANSFSKNFSLYGERCGGLSVICESAEAADRVLGQLTSAVRSNYSNPPTHGAKIVAKVLATPELRKSWEAELAEMCQRITRMRGAIHEGLRGHVPETMLSRYLEQRGMFTYTGLSAAQVDTLRDTHGVYLIRSGRMCVAGLNEKNVGVVAASIAKVLNNA; via the coding sequence ATGTTCGAACATATCGATGCCTACCCCGGTGACCCGATCCTGTCGCTCAATGAGAATTTCGCGAAGGACCCCCGCACCAACAAGGTCAACCTGAGCATTGGCATCTATTACGACGACGACGGTCGTCTGCCGGTCATGCAGGCCGTGCGTCAGGCCGAAGCCCTGTTGCTCGCCGAAGTCGGTCCGAAGCCGTACTTGCCGATGGCGGGTTTCGCCAACTACCGCGACGCCGTGCAGGGCCTCGTGTTTGGTGAAGATTCGCCCGCACGCGCTGCCGGCAGCATCGCCACGGTACAGACGCTCGGCGGCTCGGGCGCCCTGAAGGTCGGCGCGGACTTCATCAAGCGCTACTTCCCCGGCTCGCAAGTGTGGGTGAGCGATCCGACGTGGGACAACCACCGCTTCATCTTCGAGCGCGCCGGTTTCACGGTAAGCACGTATCCGTATTACGACGAAGCCACCGGCGGCCTGCAATTCGAAGCCATGGTCGACGCCATCGACAAGCTGCCGGCACGCAGCGTCGTGCTGCTGCATGCGTGCTGCCACAACCCGACCGGCGTGGATCTGAACGACGCGCAGTGGGTGCAACTGATCGACGTGCTCAAGAAGCGCGAACTGCTGCCCTTCGTCGACATGGCGTATCAGGGCTTCGGTTCGGGTATCGACGCCGACGCCTTTGTGATCCGCGAACTGGCCCGCCAGGGGGTGCCGGCCTTCGTCGCCAACTCGTTCTCGAAGAACTTCTCGCTGTACGGCGAGCGTTGCGGCGGCCTGTCGGTCATCTGCGAATCGGCCGAGGCTGCGGATCGTGTGCTGGGTCAACTGACGAGCGCAGTGCGCTCGAACTACAGCAACCCGCCCACGCACGGCGCGAAGATCGTGGCCAAGGTGCTCGCCACGCCGGAACTGCGCAAGTCGTGGGAAGCCGAACTCGCCGAGATGTGCCAGCGCATCACGCGCATGCGCGGTGCGATTCACGAAGGCCTGCGCGGCCATGTGCCCGAGACGATGCTCTCGCGCTACCTCGAGCAGCGCGGCATGTTCACCTACACGGGTCTGTCGGCGGCGCAAGTCGATACGCTGCGCGACACGCACGGCGTGTACCTGATCCGCTCGGGCCGTATGTGCGTGGCGGGGTTGAACGAGAAGAACGTTGGTGTGGTGGCCGCCAGCATTGCCAAGGTACTGAACAACGCCTGA